In Prescottella soli, a genomic segment contains:
- a CDS encoding acetyl-CoA C-acetyltransferase — MTEAYIVDAVRTPVGKKNGALSSIHPIDLGATIIRAAMGRVDLDPAAVDDVVFGCVDAIGGQAGNIARTSWLAAGLPEEVPGTTVDRQCGSSQQALHFAAQAVMSGTADLILAGGVQNMSRIPISAAMTVGREFGFDDPLSGSTEWARRYGDQEVSQFHGAELIAEKWGISREDMERWALRSHDRAHAAIAEGRFAQEIVPVGDVTVDEGPRETSLEAMSRLQPLRPGGRLTAALASQICDGASAVLVASESAVKAHNLVPRARIHHMSVRGADPIFMLSAPIPATEYALRKTGMTIDDFDAIEINEAFASVVLSWLAETGADPAKVNVNGGGIALGHPLGATGTKLFATLLNELERTGGRYGLQTMCEGGGTANVLIVERLG; from the coding sequence ATGACCGAGGCGTACATCGTCGACGCAGTCCGCACACCCGTCGGGAAGAAGAACGGCGCGCTGTCGTCGATCCACCCGATCGATCTGGGCGCGACCATCATCCGAGCCGCGATGGGCCGCGTGGACCTCGATCCGGCAGCAGTCGACGACGTCGTCTTCGGCTGTGTCGACGCGATCGGCGGCCAGGCCGGAAACATCGCGCGGACATCGTGGCTCGCGGCCGGACTCCCCGAGGAGGTGCCCGGCACGACCGTCGACCGACAGTGCGGGTCGAGTCAGCAGGCCCTACATTTCGCGGCGCAGGCGGTGATGAGCGGAACCGCCGATCTGATCCTCGCCGGCGGCGTGCAGAACATGAGCCGGATCCCGATCTCCGCGGCGATGACCGTGGGCCGCGAGTTCGGATTCGACGACCCGTTGTCGGGATCGACGGAGTGGGCGCGCCGCTACGGCGACCAGGAGGTGTCGCAGTTCCATGGCGCCGAGCTGATCGCCGAGAAATGGGGCATCAGCCGGGAGGACATGGAACGCTGGGCGCTTCGCAGCCACGACCGGGCGCACGCCGCGATCGCGGAGGGGCGGTTCGCCCAGGAGATCGTCCCGGTCGGCGACGTCACGGTCGACGAGGGCCCGCGCGAGACGAGCCTCGAGGCGATGTCACGCCTCCAGCCGCTGCGGCCCGGAGGACGGCTCACCGCCGCGCTGGCGAGCCAGATCTGCGACGGCGCCAGCGCGGTGCTGGTCGCGTCGGAATCGGCGGTCAAGGCCCACAATCTGGTTCCGCGGGCCCGGATCCATCACATGAGCGTCCGCGGCGCCGATCCGATCTTCATGCTCAGCGCGCCCATCCCCGCGACGGAGTACGCCCTGCGGAAGACCGGCATGACCATCGACGACTTCGACGCGATCGAGATCAACGAGGCGTTCGCGTCGGTGGTGCTGTCCTGGCTGGCCGAGACCGGCGCCGACCCCGCCAAGGTCAACGTCAACGGAGGCGGCATCGCCCTCGGACACCCGCTGGGCGCCACGGGAACCAAGCTGTTCGCGACCCTGCTGAACGAGCTCGAGCGGACCGGCGGGCGGTACGGGCTGCAGACGATGTGCGAGGGCGGCGGCACCGCGAACGTGCTCATCGTCGAACGGCTGGGCTGA
- a CDS encoding M56 family metallopeptidase, whose translation MSAALCLLTYAAVVAAAAPRVLIRLTRRGNAPRLGVVAWIVAIGSVGASAVAATTVAVVDLARSPSRPGTSLMHACEQLARILVGEHSDPTSQYAAAALVTAAVAVTALTGVRLARHLSASRRSTHGHARTARLVGRPLVGHDAVVLDAPQRAAYCVAGRPNAIVVTSAALDALDDGQLEAVLAHERAHLTGRHPQVLAVVRALADTVPRSTLLRTGATEIARLLEMCADDRAMRTHSPRALLRGLIALTGPAPSAALGAGNVAVLDRAGRLASPPRALDRARTRALLTAAIATLAGLPLAAAALMLAGRMLCITALV comes from the coding sequence ATGAGTGCGGCACTCTGCCTGCTCACGTACGCGGCGGTCGTCGCCGCCGCCGCGCCGCGCGTGCTGATCCGGCTGACCCGCCGGGGCAACGCTCCCCGGCTGGGCGTCGTCGCATGGATCGTCGCGATCGGCTCGGTCGGGGCATCCGCGGTCGCCGCGACGACCGTCGCCGTGGTCGACCTCGCCCGCTCGCCCTCCAGACCGGGCACGTCACTGATGCATGCGTGCGAGCAGCTCGCGCGCATCCTCGTCGGGGAACACTCCGACCCCACCTCGCAGTACGCGGCCGCCGCGCTCGTGACCGCCGCCGTCGCCGTCACTGCGCTCACGGGAGTCCGGCTCGCCCGGCACCTGTCCGCGAGCCGCCGCAGCACCCACGGCCACGCCCGCACCGCCCGCCTCGTCGGCCGTCCGCTCGTGGGGCACGACGCCGTCGTGCTGGATGCGCCGCAACGCGCCGCCTACTGCGTCGCCGGCCGGCCGAATGCGATCGTCGTGACCAGCGCGGCCCTCGACGCGCTCGACGACGGACAACTCGAAGCGGTTCTCGCGCACGAGCGCGCCCACCTCACCGGTCGGCACCCACAGGTGCTCGCCGTCGTCCGGGCGCTCGCCGACACCGTCCCGCGATCGACGTTGTTGCGCACCGGCGCAACGGAAATCGCACGTCTGCTCGAGATGTGCGCCGACGATCGGGCGATGCGGACCCACAGCCCGCGTGCCCTGCTGCGCGGACTGATCGCGCTCACCGGACCCGCCCCCTCCGCCGCACTCGGCGCCGGCAACGTCGCAGTCCTCGACCGCGCCGGACGACTCGCATCTCCGCCGCGTGCACTCGACCGCGCGCGTACCCGCGCCCTCCTCACGGCCGCCATCGCGACGCTGGCCGGCCTTCCGCTCGCGGCGGCGGCCCTCATGCTCGCCGGCCGAATGCTGTGCATCACCGCACTCGTGTGA
- a CDS encoding RidA family protein, which translates to MTRKNISSGSEWEPKIGYSRAVRIGNQIAVSGTTSPGATLEEQTRGALATIAASLTEAGASLTDVIRTRMYLRDMSKWEEAALAHGEVFGEIRPATTILEVSALIDSDLLIEIEADAVVAD; encoded by the coding sequence ATGACCAGAAAGAACATCTCGTCCGGTTCCGAGTGGGAGCCCAAGATCGGCTACTCGCGCGCGGTGCGCATCGGCAACCAGATCGCCGTGTCCGGCACGACGTCGCCCGGCGCCACGCTCGAGGAGCAGACCCGCGGCGCGCTGGCGACCATCGCGGCCTCCCTGACCGAGGCCGGCGCGTCGCTGACCGACGTCATCCGCACCCGGATGTACCTGCGGGACATGTCGAAGTGGGAGGAGGCCGCCCTCGCGCACGGTGAGGTGTTCGGCGAAATCCGCCCGGCCACCACCATTCTCGAGGTGAGCGCTCTCATCGACTCCGACCTGCTGATCGAGATCGAGGCCGACGCCGTCGTCGCCGACTGA
- a CDS encoding F510_1955 family glycosylhydrolase: MPRFRSAAMPVIAAAALVVGGCASETQSEAEVTTPPIDPRRATISLTPELDHLHGLHVDADGVVLAGTHSGLLALARSGNTTRVGTSDDDLMGLTGVSGTDTLFSSGHPGPSSEAPDPLGLARSSDGGVTWEPRSLVGEVDFHALATDGEILVGFDTSSGLRVSTDDGSTWAPGAELAASALAVNDVGVWATGPDGLLVSTDDAATFTPVAGAPRLGLIAAGRDGSLWGIDVDGNAWRSRDGRAWEEFTRVGAVEALTALDYETAYAATAQELHTLR, encoded by the coding sequence ATGCCCCGATTCCGTAGTGCCGCAATGCCCGTCATCGCCGCTGCCGCGCTGGTGGTCGGCGGCTGCGCGAGCGAGACGCAGTCCGAGGCGGAGGTCACGACGCCGCCGATCGATCCGCGCCGCGCGACGATCTCACTCACCCCCGAACTCGACCACCTGCACGGCCTGCACGTCGACGCCGACGGAGTGGTCCTGGCCGGGACGCACTCGGGCCTGCTCGCACTCGCCCGGTCCGGGAACACCACCCGTGTGGGCACGTCCGACGACGACCTGATGGGGCTCACCGGCGTGTCGGGCACCGACACGCTGTTCTCGTCCGGCCATCCCGGCCCGTCGAGCGAAGCACCCGACCCGCTGGGGCTGGCCCGCAGCTCTGACGGCGGCGTGACGTGGGAGCCGCGCTCGCTCGTCGGCGAGGTCGACTTCCACGCCCTCGCCACGGACGGCGAGATCCTCGTCGGGTTCGACACGTCGTCGGGACTGCGGGTCTCCACCGACGACGGCTCCACCTGGGCACCCGGCGCGGAACTGGCCGCGTCGGCGTTGGCGGTCAACGACGTCGGGGTGTGGGCGACCGGCCCCGACGGACTCCTCGTCAGTACCGACGACGCGGCGACGTTCACGCCCGTTGCCGGCGCGCCACGCCTGGGTCTGATCGCCGCCGGCCGCGACGGGTCGCTGTGGGGCATCGACGTAGACGGCAATGCGTGGCGAAGCCGCGACGGCCGCGCGTGGGAGGAGTTCACCCGCGTCGGCGCAGTCGAGGCGCTGACCGCGCTCGACTACGAGACCGCCTACGCAGCCACCGCCCAGGAACTGCACACGCTGCGCTGA
- a CDS encoding BlaI/MecI/CopY family transcriptional regulator, with amino-acid sequence MRVRGFGELEAVVMDRLWSRDGAATVRQVFDELAQERDIAYTTVMSTMDNLHRKGWLERERVGKAFSYWPTLTREQHTARLMRDAFDDGGRSDLVLTHFIEQMSEEESASLRIALERLTPPGDGR; translated from the coding sequence GTGCGTGTTCGCGGATTCGGCGAGCTCGAAGCCGTCGTAATGGATCGGCTCTGGAGCCGGGACGGCGCCGCGACGGTCCGACAGGTGTTCGACGAGCTCGCCCAGGAACGCGACATCGCCTACACCACCGTGATGTCGACGATGGACAACCTGCACCGCAAGGGCTGGCTCGAACGCGAACGCGTCGGCAAGGCGTTCAGCTACTGGCCCACCCTCACCCGGGAACAGCACACCGCCCGCCTGATGCGGGACGCATTCGACGACGGCGGCCGGTCCGATCTGGTGCTCACCCACTTCATCGAGCAGATGAGCGAGGAGGAGTCCGCGAGCCTCCGGATCGCCCTCGAGCGGTTGACCCCGCCCGGGGACGGTCGATGA
- a CDS encoding Rv2578c family radical SAM protein — translation MRWQGQTLDADDDALPGLERAGLMRSVRTPEFDGITFHEVLCKSALNKVPEESALPFRFTVNTFRGCTHACRYCFARPTHEYLDLDSGSDFDTQVVVKMNVAAVLRKELARRSWKREHVALGTNTDPYQRAEGRYRLMPAIIGALAESRTPFSILTKGTLLHRDLPLLRQAAEQVSVGIGVSLAIHDPDLQKAVEPGTPSPKARLELIRSVTDAGLPCNVMVAPVIPYLTDSTAHLDGLLSAIAEAGATGVTIFPMHLRGSTRGWFLNWLASEHPALVRRYRQLYGRGAYVTPEYKAWLKARVEPMVEKYGLGGRSEHRDTPAAPHGELVGAGAAPDPTLF, via the coding sequence ATGAGGTGGCAGGGGCAGACGCTCGACGCGGACGACGACGCGCTCCCGGGGCTGGAACGAGCCGGGCTCATGCGCAGCGTCCGGACGCCGGAGTTCGACGGGATCACGTTCCACGAGGTGCTGTGCAAGAGTGCGCTGAACAAGGTGCCGGAGGAATCGGCGCTGCCGTTCCGCTTCACGGTCAACACCTTTCGTGGATGCACGCACGCGTGCCGATACTGTTTCGCGCGGCCCACGCACGAGTACCTGGACCTCGACTCCGGGAGCGACTTCGACACCCAGGTCGTGGTGAAGATGAACGTCGCCGCCGTGCTGCGGAAGGAACTGGCGCGGCGCTCGTGGAAGCGCGAGCACGTCGCGCTCGGCACCAACACCGACCCGTACCAGCGCGCCGAGGGGCGCTACCGGCTGATGCCCGCGATCATCGGTGCGCTCGCGGAATCGCGCACCCCCTTCTCGATCCTCACCAAGGGCACTCTGCTGCACCGGGATCTGCCGCTGCTGCGGCAGGCGGCCGAGCAGGTGTCGGTCGGCATCGGGGTGTCGCTCGCGATCCACGATCCCGATCTGCAGAAGGCGGTCGAGCCAGGTACCCCGTCCCCGAAGGCGCGCCTCGAGCTGATCCGGTCCGTCACCGACGCCGGTCTGCCGTGCAATGTCATGGTCGCGCCGGTCATTCCGTACCTCACCGACTCGACGGCGCACCTCGACGGCCTGCTGTCCGCGATCGCGGAGGCCGGGGCCACCGGCGTGACGATCTTCCCGATGCACCTGCGCGGGAGCACCCGCGGATGGTTCCTGAATTGGCTTGCGTCCGAACATCCGGCGCTGGTGCGGCGGTACCGGCAGCTGTACGGCCGGGGTGCGTACGTCACCCCGGAGTACAAGGCGTGGCTCAAGGCGCGGGTCGAGCCGATGGTCGAGAAGTACGGGCTGGGAGGCCGTTCCGAGCACCGGGACACCCCGGCCGCCCCGCACGGTGAGCTCGTCGGGGCCGGTGCAGCGCCGGACCCCACACTGTTCTGA
- a CDS encoding TetR/AcrR family transcriptional regulator yields MSGKSTRDNIIDAARRLFAERGYTATTIKDVAELAGYSPAMVMKMMGSKAELYKAAAPTLPSAADDPHVCEDEAPGYRLVRNIVERRDADESEPWVMMPLLIHEAPDRESAQADARERYIRGIAGKIGDTSDDKLPTQMVVAVLLGLASGIRTVGLLPAEAIDTENLVRRYGAVVQSIIDGIATP; encoded by the coding sequence GTGAGCGGAAAGTCCACGCGGGACAACATCATCGACGCCGCCCGTCGGCTGTTCGCCGAGCGCGGTTACACGGCGACGACGATCAAGGACGTCGCGGAACTGGCCGGCTACTCGCCGGCGATGGTGATGAAGATGATGGGGAGCAAGGCCGAGTTGTACAAGGCCGCGGCGCCGACGCTGCCGTCGGCGGCCGACGATCCGCACGTCTGCGAGGACGAGGCGCCGGGCTACCGCCTGGTGCGCAACATCGTCGAACGGCGTGACGCCGACGAGTCGGAGCCGTGGGTGATGATGCCCCTGCTGATCCACGAGGCGCCCGACCGGGAGTCCGCGCAGGCCGACGCGCGGGAGCGGTACATCCGCGGGATCGCGGGCAAGATCGGCGACACGTCCGACGACAAGTTGCCCACGCAGATGGTCGTCGCGGTCCTGCTCGGTCTGGCGAGCGGTATCCGTACGGTCGGGCTGCTGCCGGCCGAGGCGATCGACACCGAGAACCTCGTCCGGCGGTACGGCGCCGTGGTCCAATCGATCATCGACGGGATCGCGACACCGTAG